The Pasteurella multocida genome contains a region encoding:
- the msrA gene encoding peptide-methionine (S)-S-oxide reductase MsrA, with protein sequence MTQQAIFAGGCFWCVEAVFNQIKGVEKATSGYINGTTENPTYKEVCTGETGHAEAVKVEFDATVISYEKLLDIFFSIHNPTQLNHQGEDVGTQYRTGIYYLNDEQKQLANKKIAELQPHFAEKIVTEVLPAQTFYPAEDYHQGYLLQNPQNSYCNLVATPKFLKAKVKFEEIWK encoded by the coding sequence ATGACACAACAAGCAATTTTTGCCGGCGGCTGTTTTTGGTGCGTTGAGGCAGTATTTAATCAAATTAAAGGCGTTGAAAAAGCGACTTCAGGTTATATTAACGGGACGACTGAAAATCCAACTTACAAAGAAGTATGTACCGGTGAAACGGGTCATGCGGAAGCGGTAAAAGTGGAATTCGATGCGACAGTGATTAGTTATGAAAAATTATTAGACATCTTCTTTTCTATCCATAATCCAACCCAATTAAATCACCAGGGCGAAGATGTGGGGACGCAATATCGCACAGGGATTTATTATTTAAATGATGAACAAAAACAGCTGGCAAATAAGAAAATTGCAGAATTACAACCGCACTTTGCCGAAAAAATTGTCACTGAAGTGCTGCCAGCACAAACTTTTTATCCCGCAGAAGATTATCACCAAGGCTATTTATTGCAGAACCCACAAAACAGCTACTGTAATTTAGTCGCAACGCCAAAATTCTTAAAAGCCAAGGTGAAATTTGAGGAAATTTGGAAATAA
- the ttcA gene encoding tRNA 2-thiocytidine(32) synthetase TtcA, with translation MTDTTQQDKKHSYNFNKLQKRLRRNVGNAIADFNMIEEGDKVMVCLSGGKDSYTLLDILLNLRLNAPIHFEIVAVNLDQKQPGFPEHILPEYLQSIGVDYKIVEENTYGIVKEKIPEGKTTCSLCSRLRRGILYRTATELGATKIALGHHRDDMLETLFLNMFYGGKLKSMPPKLISDDGKQIVIRPLAYCKEKDIEKYAQAKHFPIIPCNLCGSQPNLQRQVVKEMLQKWDRQYPGRIETMFSAIQNIVPSHLCDTHLFNFKDLQRGQILENIEGDIAFDKPEFIATSPIDDDDEQQDFHQVELINVKEIH, from the coding sequence ATGACTGATACAACTCAACAAGATAAAAAACACTCTTATAATTTCAATAAGTTACAAAAACGCTTACGCCGTAATGTCGGCAATGCGATTGCCGATTTTAATATGATCGAAGAAGGCGATAAAGTCATGGTTTGTCTTTCTGGTGGAAAAGACAGCTATACCCTATTAGATATTCTGTTAAATTTACGTCTTAACGCGCCAATCCATTTTGAGATTGTGGCGGTGAATTTAGATCAAAAACAACCGGGTTTCCCTGAACATATTCTGCCTGAATACTTGCAAAGTATCGGAGTGGATTACAAAATCGTGGAAGAAAATACCTATGGCATCGTCAAAGAAAAAATTCCTGAAGGTAAAACGACCTGCTCACTTTGTTCACGTTTAAGACGTGGTATTTTATACCGGACCGCGACGGAATTAGGGGCAACCAAAATTGCACTTGGTCATCACCGTGATGATATGTTAGAAACCTTATTCTTAAATATGTTTTATGGCGGTAAACTAAAAAGTATGCCGCCAAAATTAATCAGTGATGACGGTAAACAGATCGTGATTCGTCCACTCGCCTATTGCAAAGAAAAAGACATTGAAAAATATGCTCAGGCAAAACATTTCCCGATTATTCCGTGCAATTTGTGTGGTTCTCAACCCAATTTGCAGCGCCAAGTGGTCAAAGAAATGTTGCAAAAATGGGATCGCCAATATCCCGGACGTATCGAAACTATGTTTAGTGCAATACAAAATATTGTGCCATCACATCTGTGTGATACGCATTTATTTAACTTTAAAGATCTGCAACGTGGACAAATATTAGAAAACATTGAAGGTGATATTGCGTTCGATAAACCCGAATTTATTGCCACAAGTCCGATTGATGACGACGATGAACAACAAGATTTTCACCAAGTAGAACTGATAAATGTGAAAGAAATTCATTAA
- the mukF gene encoding chromosome partition protein MukF translates to MLETSQTIPELVAWTREREFALNLSTERLAFLLAIAIYNNERLDGEMLEADLVDIFRHISTAFEQSNDTIATRANNAINELVKQRFLNRFSSEFTEGLSIYRLTPLGVGISDYYIRQREFSALRLSVQLSIVADEIQRASKAAEEGGDEHHWRRNVFAPLKYSVAEIFDSIDLSQRVMDENQQSIKEEIAELLTKDWQAAIASCEHLLDETSGNLRELQDTLNAAGDKLQAQLLRIQDCVIGQENLAFVEQLITDLQAKLDRIISWGQQAIDLWIGYDRHVHKFIRTAIDMDKNRVFSQRLRHSIHHYFDHPWFLWTAQAERLVDMRDEELTLREEDALGELPEALQYESLADLHEQIVEHMQTLLIAYRERNEPINLSLVLKEQLAHYPLAKHFDVARIIVDQAVRLGLANDDLSGLYPNWEAINDRGAEVQAHKIDEYK, encoded by the coding sequence ATGCTGGAAACGTCACAAACCATTCCTGAACTTGTTGCTTGGACGCGAGAGCGAGAGTTCGCCTTAAATTTATCTACTGAACGTTTAGCCTTTTTATTGGCGATTGCGATTTATAATAATGAACGTTTAGACGGCGAAATGCTCGAAGCGGATTTAGTCGATATTTTTCGTCATATTTCTACCGCCTTTGAACAATCCAATGACACCATTGCCACACGCGCCAATAACGCGATCAATGAATTAGTAAAACAACGTTTCTTAAACCGTTTTAGTAGTGAATTTACTGAAGGGCTTTCCATTTACCGTCTAACGCCACTTGGCGTTGGCATTTCGGATTATTACATTCGCCAACGGGAATTTTCTGCGTTACGTTTGTCTGTCCAGTTATCCATTGTGGCAGATGAAATTCAACGCGCTTCAAAGGCGGCAGAAGAGGGCGGTGATGAACATCATTGGCGCCGTAACGTGTTTGCCCCCTTAAAATATTCCGTGGCTGAGATTTTTGACAGCATTGATTTATCTCAACGCGTGATGGATGAAAACCAGCAAAGCATTAAAGAAGAAATTGCGGAACTCTTAACCAAAGATTGGCAGGCTGCGATCGCCAGTTGTGAACATTTATTAGATGAAACCTCTGGCAATTTACGTGAATTACAAGACACCTTGAATGCGGCAGGCGATAAATTACAAGCACAATTATTACGTATTCAAGATTGTGTGATCGGTCAGGAAAATCTCGCTTTTGTTGAGCAATTAATCACAGATTTACAAGCCAAGTTAGACCGTATTATCAGTTGGGGACAACAAGCCATTGATTTATGGATTGGTTACGATCGCCATGTCCATAAATTTATCCGCACGGCGATTGATATGGATAAAAATCGCGTGTTCTCTCAACGTTTACGCCATTCCATTCACCATTATTTTGATCACCCTTGGTTTTTATGGACTGCGCAAGCAGAACGCTTAGTCGATATGCGGGATGAAGAGCTAACCTTACGCGAGGAAGATGCCCTTGGTGAATTACCAGAAGCATTGCAATATGAATCATTAGCCGATTTACATGAACAAATTGTCGAACATATGCAAACCCTATTAATTGCTTACCGTGAACGTAACGAGCCAATTAATTTAAGTTTGGTGTTAAAAGAACAATTAGCCCATTATCCATTAGCGAAACATTTCGATGTTGCACGTATTATTGTGGATCAAGCAGTGCGTTTAGGGTTGGCAAATGATGATTTAAGCGGGCTGTATCCAAATTGGGAAGCAATTAATGATCGGGGAGCAGAAGTGCAAGCGCATAAAATTGATGAGTATAAATAA
- the mukE gene encoding chromosome partition protein MukE — translation MTDNLQDLISTKLAAAIANPLFPAVDSQLRAGRHISLDQLDNHAFLMDFQGELDSFYRRYNVELIRAPEGFFYLRPKATTLIARSVLTELEMLVGKVLCYLYLSPERLAQQGIFSTQEVYDELLNLADENKLLKAVNQRSSGSDLDKQKLAEKVRAALNRLRRLGMIHGVGEQNSGKFTIAEAVFRFGAEVRAGDDPREAQLRLIRDGEAATPDSLALEKQADLNEVDDNDELEDELDDEEHA, via the coding sequence ATGACAGATAATCTTCAAGACCTTATTTCAACCAAGCTCGCGGCAGCGATTGCCAATCCGCTCTTTCCTGCTGTGGATAGTCAGTTACGCGCAGGGCGACATATTAGCCTTGATCAATTAGATAATCATGCTTTTTTAATGGATTTCCAAGGCGAATTAGACAGTTTTTATCGTCGTTATAATGTGGAACTGATTCGTGCACCCGAAGGGTTTTTCTATTTACGCCCGAAAGCGACAACCTTGATCGCTCGTTCGGTGTTGACGGAATTAGAAATGTTGGTTGGTAAAGTGCTTTGTTATCTCTATTTAAGCCCAGAACGCTTGGCACAACAAGGGATTTTTTCTACTCAGGAAGTCTATGATGAGTTATTAAATCTTGCGGATGAAAATAAATTATTGAAAGCAGTTAATCAACGTTCTTCGGGATCTGATTTAGATAAGCAAAAATTGGCAGAGAAAGTCCGTGCTGCCTTAAACCGGTTACGTCGTTTAGGTATGATCCATGGTGTCGGTGAACAAAATAGTGGTAAATTTACCATTGCTGAAGCCGTGTTCCGTTTTGGTGCGGAAGTGCGTGCTGGTGATGATCCGCGTGAAGCCCAATTACGTTTAATTCGTGATGGGGAAGCCGCTACACCAGACTCCTTAGCCTTAGAAAAGCAAGCCGATTTGAATGAAGTCGATGACAATGATGAACTTGAAGATGAATTAGATGATGAGGAACACGCATAA